ACGCATGCAGATAGCCGGACACGCGCGCATAGATCGGCGCGTTGACGAACGCCGACAGATGGCCGGGCAGCACCAGCTTCTGCGCATCGAGGTCGTGTTTGGGCGTGTACGCCACGACCGTCGGCACCGCCTGCTGCGCGGACCAGGTGGTCAACTCCTGCCTTGCGTGCACGCGGCTCGCGATGCCGCTCGCCACGATGCCCGCCGCGACCAGCAACGCGACGATGCCGGCCAGCTTCAGATGACGCAGGCGTTTGGGCGAATTGATCTCGATCTCAGTGGACATGTTGGACTCCGGATTCGGAAGAAGAGTGGTCGTGCGAGTTGTCGTGGTCGTGCGAATGGCCGTGACCGTGCTCCGCGTCGTGCGGCGCGCCGTCGCGCCGGTGCACCAGGCTGAACACCACCGGCACGAACAGCAGCGTCGCGAAGGTCGCGCAGAGCAGGCCACCGATCACCGCGCGGCCGAGCGGCGCGTTCTGTTCGCCGCCGTCGCCGAGACCGAGCGCCATCGGCGCCATGCCGATGATCATCGCGAGCGCGGTCATCAGCACCGGGCGAAAGCGCGTGAAGCCGGCTTCCATCGCCGCGACCAGCGCATTGCCGTTGGCGGCGAGCCGTTCGCGCGCGAAGCTCACCACCAGAATGCTGTTGGCGGTCGCCACGCCCATGCAGAGAATCGCACCGGTCAACGCGGGCACGGAGAGCGGCGTGTGCGTGGTGAACAGCATCCACACGATGCCGGCCAGCGCCGCGGGCAGCGCGCTGACGATCACGAACGCATCGCTCCACGAATGGAAGTTGACGACGATCAGCAGGAAGATCAGCAGGATCGCGCCGAGCAGACCGAGCGACAGACCCGTGAACGCGCTGTTCATGGTCTGCACCTGGCCGCGCAGCGTGACGACCGACCCTTTCGGCACGTCCTTCGCGGTGGCGTGCACGATGGTCTGGATCTTCGCGGCCACCGCGCCCAGATCCTGGCCCTGCGTGGTCGCGTACACGTCGTACAGCGGTTCGATGTTGTAGTGCGAGACCACCGAATCGCCGACGCCGCGCGTGATCGTCGCGATGCCGCCGAGAATCTGCGCGTCGCCGCTCTTGCCGGTGACCGGCAGGTTGCTGAGATTCGACAGCGAGGTCATCCGGTATTGCGGCGTCTGCGCGACGATCGGATACGACACGCCGTTCTTCGGATTGAGCCAGTAGGTCGGCGACACCTGGCTCGTGCCGGACAGGCTGGCCACCACGGAATTGGTGACGTCCTGCTCGGTGATGCCGAGCTGATCCGCACGCGAACGGTCCACGGATACGGTGAATTGCGGATACGTGGAAGCCTGCTGGATGCGCGTATCGGCAATGCCCGGAATCATGCGCATGCGTCGCATCACCTCGTTCGCGTAGCGATGGTTGGCCGCCTGGTTCGGCCCGGCCACCTGCAGATCGATCGGTGCAGGCGCGCCGAAGTTCAGGATCTGGCTAACGATGTCGGCCGGCAGGAACGCGAACGAGGTGCCCGGAAATTCGCGCGGCAGCGTTTCGCGCAGCGTGCGCACGTAATCGGCGGTCGGCTGGTGGTTCTCGTTCAGCGAGATCAGAATGTCGCCGTCCTGCGGACCCGCGGTGCCGCTGTTGTTATAGGTCAGGTTGATGCCGCTGTTCGGCAGGCCGATGTTGTCGACGATACTGCGCAACTGGTCCGGGGGCACCGCGCGGCGCACCGCGTTTTCGATCTGGTCGAACTGCGCGGCGGTGTCCTCGATCCGCGTGCCGATCGGCGCGCGCACATGAATCGCGATTTCACCCGAGTCGATGTTGGGGAAGAAGTTGCGGCCGAGCCACGGCACAAGCAGGAACGACGCGCCGACCACGATCAGGAAGCCCGTCACGAAGCGCTTGCGATGCGTGAGCGCCATCCCGAGCACGATCCGGTAGACCCCGCGCACGCGTTCGAAACGGTGCTCGAAGCCGCGCTGGAACCGCACCAGCGGATTGCGCGACGGCGGCGCACGATGGTGGCCGCCGTGCGGGTCCATCGCCGCGGCGAGTTCGCCGGATGCGTGGCCGCCCGAGGCGTGCGGGCGCAGCAGATACTGCGCCATCATCGGCACGAAGGTGCGCGACAGCACGAACGACGCGATCATCGCGAAGATCACCGCCTCGGCCATCGGCACGAACAGGAAACGCGCGATGCCGTCGAGCAGCAGCATCGGCACGAACACGATGCAGATGCACAGCAGCGACACGAAGGCCGGCGCGACGATCTGCGCGGCGCCGTCGAGGATCGCGCTTCGCACGTCCTTGCCTTGCTCCAGGTGCCAGTTGATGTTCTCGATCGTGACGGTCGCGTCGTCGACCAGAATCCCGACCGCGAGCGCGAGGCCGCCTAGCGTCATCACGTTGAGCGTTTCGCCCATCGCCGCGAGGCCGGCGATCGCCGCGAGCACCGCGAGCGGAATGGAAGCCGCGATGATGAGCGTCGAGCGCCAGCTGCCGAGGAACAGCAGGATCATCAGCGAGGTGAGCGCGGCCGCGATGATGCCTTCGCGCGCCACGCCGCTCACCGCGCCCTTCACGAAGGTCGATTGATCGCCCATCGTGACGAGCTTGAGCCCCGGCGGCAAGGTCGCCTCGATGCGCGGCAGTTTCGCCTTCACGCCGGCGATGATGTCGAGCGTCGACGCCGAGCCGTTCTTCAGGATGCTCATCAGCACCGCGCGGTGACCGTCCACGCGCACCACGTTGCCTTGCGGCGGATAGCCGTCGCGGACGTGGGCGACGTCGCGAATATAGATGGTTGCGCCGTCCACCGTCTTGATCGGCAGATTATTCAGTTCGTCGAGCGCGAGCGGGCTGTTGTTCAGCTTGATGTTGTATTCGAAGCGGCCGATCTTCTCGGTGCCTGCCGGAATGATCTGGTTCTGCTGCGCGAGCGCGGTGGCCACATCGTTCGCCGACAGCTTCTTCGCCTGCAACGCCTGCGGGTCCAGGTCGATCTGCACTTCGCGCGTCTTGCCGCCGTACGGCGTCGGAATCGCGACGCCCGGCACGCTCAGCAATTGCGGGCGGATGAAGTTTGTCGCGTAGTCGGCGAGCTTCTGTTCGTCGAGCGTGTTGCTGGTCAGCGCCAGTTGCAGCACCGGCACGGTGGACGCGTTGTAGTTCAGGATCTGCGGCGGCGTGG
The sequence above is a segment of the Paraburkholderia sp. D15 genome. Coding sequences within it:
- a CDS encoding efflux RND transporter permease subunit, which encodes MLKIVRLALTRPYTFIVLALLILLIGPLSALRTPTDIFPDIRIPVISVVWNYAGLQPDDMSGRIVTYYERTLGTTVNDIAHIESQSFRGYGIVKIFFQPTVDIRTATAQVTSVSQTVLKQMPPGTTPPQILNYNASTVPVLQLALTSNTLDEQKLADYATNFIRPQLLSVPGVAIPTPYGGKTREVQIDLDPQALQAKKLSANDVATALAQQNQIIPAGTEKIGRFEYNIKLNNSPLALDELNNLPIKTVDGATIYIRDVAHVRDGYPPQGNVVRVDGHRAVLMSILKNGSASTLDIIAGVKAKLPRIEATLPPGLKLVTMGDQSTFVKGAVSGVAREGIIAAALTSLMILLFLGSWRSTLIIAASIPLAVLAAIAGLAAMGETLNVMTLGGLALAVGILVDDATVTIENINWHLEQGKDVRSAILDGAAQIVAPAFVSLLCICIVFVPMLLLDGIARFLFVPMAEAVIFAMIASFVLSRTFVPMMAQYLLRPHASGGHASGELAAAMDPHGGHHRAPPSRNPLVRFQRGFEHRFERVRGVYRIVLGMALTHRKRFVTGFLIVVGASFLLVPWLGRNFFPNIDSGEIAIHVRAPIGTRIEDTAAQFDQIENAVRRAVPPDQLRSIVDNIGLPNSGINLTYNNSGTAGPQDGDILISLNENHQPTADYVRTLRETLPREFPGTSFAFLPADIVSQILNFGAPAPIDLQVAGPNQAANHRYANEVMRRMRMIPGIADTRIQQASTYPQFTVSVDRSRADQLGITEQDVTNSVVASLSGTSQVSPTYWLNPKNGVSYPIVAQTPQYRMTSLSNLSNLPVTGKSGDAQILGGIATITRGVGDSVVSHYNIEPLYDVYATTQGQDLGAVAAKIQTIVHATAKDVPKGSVVTLRGQVQTMNSAFTGLSLGLLGAILLIFLLIVVNFHSWSDAFVIVSALPAALAGIVWMLFTTHTPLSVPALTGAILCMGVATANSILVVSFARERLAANGNALVAAMEAGFTRFRPVLMTALAMIIGMAPMALGLGDGGEQNAPLGRAVIGGLLCATFATLLFVPVVFSLVHRRDGAPHDAEHGHGHSHDHDNSHDHSSSESGVQHVH